A segment of the Panicum hallii strain FIL2 chromosome 1, PHallii_v3.1, whole genome shotgun sequence genome:
TCACTTAAGAAGAAGAATAGCCCGgtttataaaaaaaatacaGAAAATCACACAGGTGCACGGTTTATTGAAGAAAAATCAGCAAGAAACCTGAACATGGTAGCCCGAACAACTAACCCGAAGCATCCCACTAGCACTCGACCTCAATCCACAAATGACGGAGTCTACCGTGTGCCATCCTTGCTGAGCTTATCACATTTGTGACAAGCAGCTCCGAATTCACTAGGCAGACATCAGCAACCAATGCCACGGAAACACCACTGCATACACACAGCTTATACCACGACGCCAAGGAGAAGATTATGCACTTTTCCATATATATTCATAATATGCTAGGGTTTTTCTGTCATCTACTGTCATAGGAAGTCTTTTCTCTGTGTCATGCATATTGCCTTCTTGTTACCTATGGTGGTGCTTGGGTTAAATCATGAATGCTTGCTATTATATTATCTAGTTTTCTTATGCATGTTTATGTTATTGGTTGTTGGGTATGGTGCCCAGGAAATTTGATAGATTCTTCCTAAAAAATCACTCACGATTATAGTTGCAAGATTTTACACTCATATATGATCCCCATGGATTGGGTTACACTCAATGTCTGGGCAGCATATCAGCTAGCTTTTTGCTTGTTTGACACAGTGCGTAACAGCTTCTAGTAAATACTAGCACTAGCACTCTCTCAAGAGAGTTCATTAAACACCCCCATCCCACACCTGCACACAAAATTATCAGCCGCAGGTCTGTGTAGTAGCGTGTCATTTGATAAACTTATTAACATGAGCACGCCAAGTCTTCTTAATTAGTATTGCACCAATATTTCTAATGTTACTCTGCTAAGGAGGGATGTACTCACCAATTGAATAGTCATTGGTTATTTAGTTTATGCTTCGATTCTTAAGCACGTTTGAAAGAAGAAAGGAGAGTCATATAGACAATATATAGTTTGTTAATTTTGAAAGCTACAAACAAAAGTTTGTATTATTTTTGCTCAACTCTCTATTGCCCTTGTAAGTTTGGACTAGATGTATTTCATATAAAAATTATGGATGGGTACATTTGTTACTCTAGTCTAATATTGTAATCTGTTAACAAATTGAAAATTATGAGCATGGAACATCTTCCTTCTTCATTGAAATAGTTAGTTACTCCAACTCGTATATAACCATGTCCCAAAGTAATGACAGGTAGGCGAGCGTGGCATCCAAATGTCCGGAGGGCAGAAGCAACGGATTGCGATTGCTAGAGCAATATTGAAGTCACCCAGGATTCTCCTTTTTGATGAAGCCACCAGTGCATTGGACTCGCACTCAGAGTGTGTTGTGCAAGAGGCGCTTGAAGTAGCCTCCATGGGCCGCACTACTCTTGTTATCGCACATTGCCTATCAACCATCAGAAATGCAGACATGATTGCCGTCATGCAGTCTGGGGAAGTAAAGGAGTTAGGCTCCCATGATGAGCTCATTGCCAATGAGAATGGCCTCTACTCATCTCTTGTTCATCTCCAGTGGATTGGGGATACCAGTGGTGAGGCCAACAGGCAGATTGGTAGAATTGGCTATACACCAGCTTCTGTACGAAAACCTGCTGGCAGCCACGACATGAGCAGGATATTATGTTTTGATAACAGGCTAATCGGTGATGGAGGAGGTGACGATAGTACCGAGAAGCCAAAGGTTCGTGTACCATCCTTTAAAAGGTTGCTGATGCTTAATGCACCAGAGTGGAAGCATGCACTGATAGGGAGCTTTAGTGCAGCTCTGTTTGGAGGTATCCAGCCCATGTATGCATACATCATAGGCAGCATGTTTTCGGTCTATTTCTTGACAGATCATGCTGAGATAAAGAACAAAACAAGGGACCATGCGTTCATCTTTGTCGCTCTTGCGGCTCTGTCGTTATTGCTCAACATTGGGCAACATTATAACTTTGGTGCCATGGGAGAATATCTCACTAAGAGGATCAGGGAACAAATACTCGAAAAGATTCTTACTTTTGAGATTGGTTGGTTTGATCAAGATGAGAACTCCACAGGTGTCATATGCTCCTTGCTTGCCAAAGATGCCAATATTGTAAGTTCACTCACAAGACTGAATTCTAGAATTCAAAGGACTGTCTTGACAAATGTCTATTATTTGTGTTGTAGGTGAGGGCACTTGTGGGTGACCGAATGGCACTAGTGATCCAGGCAGTTTCTGCAGTGCTCATTGCATGGACGATGGGTCTTTTTATTGCTTGGCGCTTGGCCCTTGTCATGATAGCAGTGCAGCCACTTATTATTTGTTGCTTCTATGCTCGTAATGTCTTACTAAGAAGCGTGTCGAACAGATCAAAGGAGGCACAATCCAAGAGTAGTAAACTATCTTTTGAGGTTGTCTCAAATCTGCATACTATCACTGCATTCTCATCGCAAGATCTTATTCTACGCCTTTTTGACCAAGCACAATATATAACTCGGAAGGAAAACATTCGGCAATCATGGTTTGCAGGACTTGCCCTTGGCACGTCCGTTGGCCTTATGGCATGCACATGGCCCCTCAACTTTTGGTATGGTGGAAAGCTCATGGCTGGCCACCACATTACAGCCAAGGCGCTCTATCAAACCTTCATGATTATAGTAAGCACTGGGCGTGTCATTGCAGATGCAGGCAGCATGACAACTGACCTTGCTAAGGGTGCTGAAGCGGTCGCTTCGGTGTTTGCCATTCTTGACCGCAAAACAAAAATTGAGCCTGACAATTCTAAGGGATACAAGCCAGAGAAGCTAAAAGGTGATGTGCAAATTGTAGGAGTAGATTTTGCATACCCATCAAGGCCAAATGTGATCATATTCAGAGAGTTTTCCTTGAGCATACAGCCAGGGAAGTCAACAGCCATTGTTGGGCAAAGTGGTTCCGGCAAGTCAACCATCGTCGGGCTTATAGAGCGGTTCTATGACCCACATCAGGGAGTGGTGAAGATCGATGGAATAGACATAAAAATGTACAATCTCCGAGCCTTGCGACGGCACATTGGTTTGGTCAGCCAGGAGCCAACATTGTTTGCAGGTACGATCAGAGAGAACATCATGTATAGCATAGAAACAGCAAGTGAGACAGAAATTGAGAATGCAGCAAGGTCTGCAAATGCACATGAATTCATTAGCAGCCTCAAGGATGGGTATGACACATGGTGTGGTGAGCGAGGTTTACATCTTTCGGGAGGACAAAAGCAGCGCATTGCAATTGCTCGTGCCATCCTAAAGAACCCTGCTATCTTGCTACTAGATGAAGCTACAAGTGCCCTGGACAGCCAATCTGAAAAGGTGGTGCAAGAGGCATTGGACAGAGTGATGATCGGGAGGACAAGTGTAGTGGTGGCACATCGAATTAGCACTATCCAAAAATGTGACTTGATTGTTGTGCTTGAGAAAGGAGCTGTTGTGGAGAAAGGCACACACACATCCCTCATTGCCAAGGGTCCCTCTGCAAAATACTTTGGATTGGTTAGCTTACAACAAGGAGGCAATCGGCACTGAGGTTTTTGTACATGAGCATCTTTGAAAAGTGCACGCGATTTAAATGAGTCATCATCTAGACTAATCTGTTTGCCACAATGTTCAGTAAATGTTGAAACTTTTTCCTGCGGCAACAACTTATTTTTCCTCTCTTGTCTCTATCAGTAGATAGAAGTGTTCCAAGCTCCTAGTTTCCTGATACAACTTCTGAACATGAATTGTGTAGAGTTGGAAGGAGCAAGAAATCTGAGAGAGGATGTAAATTAGCCCAGTTGCATTTCATCTGATTCGCTTGCAACTTATTTACTTTCTATTAATATACCCATAGGCCACAAAAATAATAAAAGTCCTAACCTCATGCGCTCAAAACAAAAGAATAAATTAAGCAATAGAAAAACAATAAGAACTGAGCACAAGTTATCTGTCCAGTTGTGACTTTAGTTTTCTTGTGTGCATCTTACTGAAAAGTCCCGTTTACACCCTTCAACTGTCATAAAAGTttgattttcaaccttcaattACAAAATCAGAAAACAATAGTCATTCAACTGTTGAAACTGGGCATATTTGGCCCCTTGGgtggtttcaaaggtggtttCCATTTTTTGCAAATTAAAGAAAAAATCAAGTTTAGTCTAAAAAAGTATAAAcaatttattttaaaattagaaAAATGTGAAACTAGTACCttatatttttttctaaaagtGAAACCTATCTATTGGTATTCTAATTGTCAGTTATTTTAATTTAATTTATTTCTATTTTTAGTGTTTTTATATTTATAGTTGTGCctattattttttaataaataagGTACAAAGAGCACCAACAGATaagttacatttttagaaaaattttggtACTAGTTTTATTTTTTACTTAAAGTAAATTAGTTTTGAATTTTTTGACCAAACCAGGACTTGGCGACTATTGAAAATGAAAGATTGGTGACTAGGATTTAGCGACTATTGAAAAATCAATGATTTCTTATTCCTTTTTCAAAGATTGGTGATTTGTTTGCACATATCACACAAGTTTGCTATTTAGAATTTCAAGGTAGGCAGGCACAGGCTTTGTTGTTTGCTATTCTCTCGACCACGATCATGTAGACAAGAGATATAATCCTGATCTTCTGAATCCGACCTCTCAAAGGAGGCAGCTTCAGCACCAGATGGTATGGACAGCGCTGCCAGGTGCGCCTGTTTTGCACGAGTCCATTCTCCTAGCACAAGAATGGGAGTTGGGTGAGAAACATTTGCTTTCAGATTCTGTCTTGCTAATCTCTGACAAGGTTGGACACGAGATAGTTGTCAAGATGGGATGCACTTTTAGATTGACATGGCAGCTTTGGGAGAAAGAAGAGACAAAGGCCACCTATCCTCTTCGATGATCAGGAACTAGAACCGGACAAAAAGCAAAAGCTCGTAGCTTGTTAGCTCACTCGGCTTGTGACTAACTCGGctcagctcggctcggctcgttttaAATTGTAAACGAGCCGAGCTAAGGTTTTTGCTCGTTACTTATAACGAGCTGGCTCGAGCCGCTCGCAAGCAGCTCGCGAGCCAAACAAGCTGAGCCCAAAATGCAGCGACGGAGAAGCAGCCCGACAAAGGCCATGTTTGGATGAATGGGAAAGAGAAAGTataaaacttttgctcttttgcacttttctttgcacttttggatccaaacaccctaaagtgcaaaagggcaaatgctaccgtaattttgctaattatgaat
Coding sequences within it:
- the LOC112897560 gene encoding putative multidrug resistance protein produces the protein MATAKEDAPSPAPGSSFMSVFAHADAADVALMVLGLVGAMGEALSTPVRMLIFSHIANDLGNGPDQLQQFSSKINENVRKLVFLAFASSIMAFLEGYCWARTAERQASRMRARYLRAVLRQDMEFFDLRAGLASEVVASLTNDSLAVQHVLSERVPNLVMNATMFVGSYAVAFVLLWRLALAAMPSVLLLVVPGVMYGRVLTGLAGRIRERYARAGAVAERAVSSVRTVYSFVAETGAVARFSAALEEPARLGLRQGLVKGVAVGSNGVTFAVWAFNVWYGSRLVMYRGCQGGTVFAVSTAIVGGGTALGWGLSNVKYFSEASAAAERIMEMIRRVPKIDSESDTGVELDNVAGELELKNVTFYYPSRSQSPVFFNLSLRVPAGHTVALVGASGSGKSTVIALLERFYDPSAGEVMLDGVDIRRLRLKWLRAQMGLVSQEPALFATTIRQNILFGKEDATEEEIVAAAKVANAHDFISQLPQGYETQVGERGIQMSGGQKQRIAIARAILKSPRILLFDEATSALDSHSECVVQEALEVASMGRTTLVIAHCLSTIRNADMIAVMQSGEVKELGSHDELIANENGLYSSLVHLQWIGDTSGEANRQIGRIGYTPASVRKPAGSHDMSRILCFDNRLIGDGGGDDSTEKPKVRVPSFKRLLMLNAPEWKHALIGSFSAALFGGIQPMYAYIIGSMFSVYFLTDHAEIKNKTRDHAFIFVALAALSLLLNIGQHYNFGAMGEYLTKRIREQILEKILTFEIGWFDQDENSTGVICSLLAKDANIVRALVGDRMALVIQAVSAVLIAWTMGLFIAWRLALVMIAVQPLIICCFYARNVLLRSVSNRSKEAQSKSSKLSFEVVSNLHTITAFSSQDLILRLFDQAQYITRKENIRQSWFAGLALGTSVGLMACTWPLNFWYGGKLMAGHHITAKALYQTFMIIVSTGRVIADAGSMTTDLAKGAEAVASVFAILDRKTKIEPDNSKGYKPEKLKGDVQIVGVDFAYPSRPNVIIFREFSLSIQPGKSTAIVGQSGSGKSTIVGLIERFYDPHQGVVKIDGIDIKMYNLRALRRHIGLVSQEPTLFAGTIRENIMYSIETASETEIENAARSANAHEFISSLKDGYDTWCGERGLHLSGGQKQRIAIARAILKNPAILLLDEATSALDSQSEKVVQEALDRVMIGRTSVVVAHRISTIQKCDLIVVLEKGAVVEKGTHTSLIAKGPSAKYFGLVSLQQGGNRH